GTTTTACGCTCGAATCTCGTAAATGGCAAGTTCGATTCCAATTTATTTTGCACTTTGTGCTACAAATAAatcgttgtataaaaaaaatattgtcaccATCTCAATTAGAAGTTTGAGGAATTTTAATGAATTAACaaattcataatttttataGTGTTTAATTGATTTCTCAAGATTCATGTAAAAATCCCTAAatttaagaagaagaaaaaaatcccTTAAAATGTTTCTAAATACATGGACGTTGTATTCATGAAGTTTATGGAGTTCTATAGACTCCATGTGAACTTTAGCTGAATTCAACAGAAATCTTAAGAAAAAAAGCACGATTTTCTAAAGTCTAAAAAACACGGATAATTCCTTCCAAATCCATTTAAATtcttcatttttcaaaatactttaaaataaaatcttaattgaatatacatgaaattttataaattattttaaattcaaaataaatacattcacatttctatacaattttacaaactttttcaaaatttaattgaatattcgggaactttcataatttatttaaatcttaattgaatagtCATGATTTATTGAACTCTTTTAAACTCCTAATCGAAGAAACCTTGTGTATAACGTTGCTAAACTCAATTTACCGACAGATTACGAGCAAAGATGGATATCTCTCTCACCGGCGACAAGAAGAGGCGGAGCAGCAGCTCAAGAGCAAGATCTCCGACCACAATACTCTCTCTCCAACACGAAATCCTTTGCACCATCTTCTCTTTCCTCGACTTCTTCGACCTCGCAAGTTGTTCCGCCGTATGCAAAACCTGGTACTCGATTTCAACTACCCTTCCTTCGgaattttgtaggtaaatttgAACTGGGTTTTTGTTACTTTTAATGCAGGAGCACGGTGATCAACAAGTCTAAGTTGCTCCGAGTGTTTTGCCGCAAGCAATGGCAGATGGGTCTTGCGGGTTCTAGCAATGGGTCTAGTGATGGTCCTGAGAAACCTTGGGAGGTTATTTTGGAGGAGATGGCTGTGGAGCGTCATAAACTGGCGTTACAAGATGGTCGAATTCGAGTCGATCACTTGAGGGGTCACTCTGTTGGGTATTGCCTTTATCCTTCTTAATGTTCAATTCACTTTTCTTCGTACACTTTTCGGTGTGATGCAACTTTTGTGAATCATAATGTGAAGTTTTTGGATTTCTCTGTGTCTTTTCATTGTGCAAGAAGCAGCCTATATAATGCATTGAAAGTTTTGATTGTGTCAATTGAGGGCTGAATCGCGGGAATGAAACATTCTATAGAATTAATTGATTTAATCTAGAGTTTACGTATAGATGAATTTGGAGCGGCCGTTGCTTGAGAAGGCATTTATTGAAGAAATCGGTTATCTCGTTAACCGAGAGGGGCAAATGAATAGTTGAATACGAACGTCAATGCTTGTTAAACCTCACGAGATACTTCACGCCtcatatttcaattttaattacatttaagATTATACTTTCTGACTGTAGAATTATATATATGGTATTATTAAATGCTGCAGCTGGGGTGCCAAACAAATTCTGGTTTAGTTGGCTGTGTGTGTATGTAGGCTCATAGCTTGATGAGGGAAGGGATCTGTGTTAGTTCTTATCTTATGCCTAGGCATACTGCTCTCTGCGGGGATGATATCATTTCCTAACCTTGCTTTGTCTTAGGGTTGGACAGTGTCGAAAGAAGATGGGGTTGCTTCTCACTGGCGGCGGTGATAAGGTAGTTTCCTTTGTAAACAACTTACAAAACTAGCATCTTTAtgtataataaaatatattgaaGTTTTTTGACCGAAAGGTCACAGGTTCAAGTCGTGGAAACAACCTCTTTGTAAGGCAAGGGTAAGGCTTTGTACGATAGACCTTCCCCCTGATCCTCGCAAAGTGGGGAGCCTTGTTGGCTTGGGATCGCTCCTTTTTTTAACTGTTAATTATCCAAAAGCACAAATATTCCCGAGTCCTGAATCTCTTGATGTACTTCCAAACTGGGGGGAGCTTGAATATTATCCTTGAATATGTTCCTAGATCACGATTCCTCCCTATATTTTGCCCATTGTGATATTTCAACTCTATACTATAATGTGACAACTTCTTGAGGCAAGAAGTTAGTATCGTACATGTTATTATTAGGTTTTGGATATGCTTCAGACGTATGGACGTGTTCTAAATGTAATTTAAATGTATTTGTATCTGGCCTCCAAATGTGTCATTTGTACAAGCACCGCCCACTTGGCTTGCAAATATGCTTGGAGGATCGTATTAACAAATGTCAAATTCAAACTAAATGATATTGGCTGTGGAATAAGTTTTTTATTTGACTGAAATTGTATTTTTGAATAAATGGTCCATCTTTTCAGTTCTCATCAGCTCAACTTGCATGCATTTTGCCTATTCCCACTTTATACCATCCTTCACGTTTTTCCACCTAAGCCAAGGCATCAAGCGCTTTGTTAGACTTTGCACTTGGCCCTATCGTATCTTTTAACTAAGTATACCACTCTTCGTGTCCACGAACCTTGGAATTTCTTTGTTCAACAGACCTTGTTCCGCAGGGCCGACCCTTTCTTCTCTTGATAGCTTGTAGTAATAAACTCATGAACTTGTTCAATTGTTGTTAATTATGTGGTCATGAGGTTTTCTCTTCAGTATAGTTCTTCTGACTTTTGACATGGCAATGATGCTAGGTTATGCGTCTTTGGTCATTGGAAAGCTATAAATGTGTGGGAGAATATCCCACTCCAGACAAGGTCCATTTGGTtgactttgattttgatgaaagCAAGGTAATTCAAACTTATTACTTTTTCATGCAAACGAGACTCAACTTAAATGCTATCATGTTACAGACCACATATTGATCTGAAGCTTAATCTGGATATATCATTGACTTACCGTTCAGATTGTGAAGCAAGACTGTGACTTCTGTTGTTTTCTGGACATCTTGATAAAGGATTGCAATGCCATGCATTACTTTTTCATTCAAACAAGACTCAACTTATATGCTATCATGTTACAGACCACATATCGATCTGAAGCTTAATCTGGATATATCATTGACTTACCGTTCAGATTGTGAAGCAAGACTGTGACTTCTGTTGTTTTCTGGACATCTTGATAGTGGATTGCAATGCCATGCACGCACCTTAGTTTAACAGATCGACCTAGGAGTGAAATTGTAGCATTAACATCAATTTATATGACAGAAAATACAAGGGCTTTTGAAATATGCTATTGAGCTTATTGCATTCTTCAACCTTACTTGGAAATGTAAATAGCATGTATGCTGTTCAATTCCTTTCATCCAGTTTAGAGACTGGTATGGATGATTCATTGTGATAATATTGTTGGATCTTTAACCTCGAGTGTGAATAGCTACCTTATTTAATAGTCCTTAGTCAAAGCATGCTGCTTTCTATAATTAACGGAATTTCAGACATGACTGACTTAGTTTTCTGTAGATTGTAGGTTTGGTTGGCACTCGTATATGCATATGGAGGAGGAATGCGATGAGAAGTATATTTCCCTCATGTGAGGGCACCTTTCCGAAGGGTTTATGCATGCGGTATGCAGAGAAAATACTCtcattatttttacttttattttgtaAGTGCTAGAATGCATTACTTCATGAGCAGCAATATGCATGGTAAAGACCAATAACATAAAATTGGAGATTTATTATTTGATTTCTTTCACCAATTGGTTGGGCAGGGGATTATCTGAATATTTTACATTTTGAGCTTCTATCAATGGTTGTTCTGAAAGTTTcttgttttgattgattgtatcttatttatttgtttactaATATTGCCGTTACTATTGCTTTTGGACTTTAAAAAATTCCTTTGTTGCTGAAggcctttcaattttttttacggTTGTTTTTACTTGATCATTTCTGTTTTGGAATAGAATGCTAGATATGTATGGAGGTTTACTTTTGATGGTTTTCACATTCTGTTCTGATTGTAGTTACTGCGATCCTGAGGCTGTGGTTGGATGCGAGGATGGGACAGCTCGTGTATTTGACATGTATAGTAAACAATGTTCTCAAATCATTAGGTATGTACTACAAAGAATGTAGCTTCTAGATTGGTGTTtgtatttgttttcattttccttCTAAATAATACAGTGAATTTATACAGCTTAACAAGATACCTTTTGACTTGTAGACATGCATTTAAATTTCTAGAGACAAAAAAGTTCCTGTCTGTAAAACGAAAACAGGAAGTataagttagaatttagaataATTTCTCTTCTGGCATAGAATGTTCAGTATTTGCTGTAATATGAATATATATGCTACTCAATGGTTTATGGATTTTCTTTTGATTCCTGATTGCAGAACGCATGCGGGGCCAGTAACATGCTTATGTTTGAGTGATGATCAGTTGATACTTAGTGGTTCATCTCTTGGTGGTATCACAATATCTGGACTTTCATCTGGCGAGCAGGTTGCGAAATTAAGTTCAAATGATTCCTCAGGTTACACTTTATGCGTGCTCTACCATTGTTATGAGGGACACCTACATTCCAGTTATAACTTCTGATacataaaactaaaataaatttgaaagctCATCAGGACACTAATTACATTCTTTTTTTCATCCTCCACCACTCAGTCTAGTATATCTGATTCACTGTGTGCTGGACAACTCATTCCGTCGTACATGTCGACAGAGATACACTATACTTTGTTCATATAATTTTGAGTACTTCATCAAACTGCCAATGGGATCATGTAGAAGTCATAATTGCACTGTCTCATATTTGTTTGTCGTGTCTTATAACTGCTGGGTGTACTCTTACTACTTATGCCCTTTTGTCCTTGTTGAATGAAATATATTCATGTGAAAGCGAAATCATAAGGATTTTGATTGCAGTTGTTTAGAAGTGTTGGCACTTAACAGTACATCAATATTCTAAATAACATATTTATGGGTTTTGAGCAATCCTCGATCTTGGAGTGATAAGGACATTATGTTCATGACAGAGATCATAAATCTAGTATCAATTTTTCAATGCAGGCATAAAGACTTTGTGTTTCAACCCAGGCTCTCACTTAGTATTTGCTGGATCGGCTGCTGGATATGCATTATGTTGGGACGTTAGGTATGAAATATGACTTAAAATGCTTTTTAAGAATTTTAATTTGCCTGGATGTGCACTTTAGCTTGATCATAGTCTATGTTATAACCGTTTCCATTTTGCACCTCGTTACAATTCGAATACAAGGTTTGGATTACTTCAAATATTCTGTAGATGATATCATTGGTAGATAGAAAGCTTGTATGCAACTAGTCAGTTACTTATCCTTTCTACAGAATGAGAGTTGCTTCAAGATGAAAACTTCAATAAAAGCGACTATGAAAAAGTGTGTAGACCCCCAATTTTTTGCCCTCCATCGTTCACCTAATGGAAGTGTCCATGGTTATGAGACACCAGGCCACCTCTCTAATAGACAAGGGATTTTAATCGAAGATAGTGTCTGACAGCccttagtgtgttttgaagtgtcAATTTAACGACATATTCTGAGGTGATTTCTGATAAAATGCCTATTTAACTGTACATTAATTATCATTAAAAGAAAACCCACAACttttaaccaaaagaaaaaaaatcttaaaacgCAACGAATTAAGGCAAAAAACTTGAGAAGCTAACCAACCATGGATAGGGCAACTGACAATGATATCAACAAAGCGACATCCAAACACATGTGAACGAACATCACATATACTTGTTCCAATTCTAGAAAATATGTTTCTTAGAAATATAATCTCGATTCTTTTGGGGCTGAATCTTCACTGTTTCGCTGAAACCAAGGGCTGAACACTAGTGTTGCTGAAATATTAAGCCTTAAGGTTTAGAGTGGTTTATCAATTTTCATTTCGGCGTCTATTCTTTATACTTTTGTGTGACGTGTATTTCTCTGGACAGATGCTAAATATATGGTTGTTTTATCACCAACGGATTTCAGCATAAAAATCTGTAGTTTTTATATGGTGGTTTTATTATCGTAAAATTTGTATGCAAAACTTACCCTTTACGTCCTAGTTTTCTCTGTCTCCGCCCTTTATTTTACTGTCTCGATTGTTACAGATGACGTAATACAGTTGTGTGTTAATGTTCTTCTGTTATATTGTATGATTCAGGACAATGAAATGCTTATGGGAGACACGAGTGAGTCCAAATAGGGTATACACGTTGCAGCACATGAGAAATGATGCATCGACGTTGGCGGTTGGTGGAATAGACGGTGTGCTGCGTCTTCTGAACCAGTGCACAGGTGAAGTAATTTCAAGATGCGTCTTGGATGGATATTTATCGTCAAGTTCTCAAAGCACGATTGGGGCTACCCAAAGAATGAGAGGAACAAGGCTTTCGGAAGATACCCCCGTTGAGAGCATTCTTAGTACCAGACGGCCTCCCATTACGTGTTTGATTGTCGGGATGAGGAAGGTTATCACCACGCATTACGATAAGTACATCAGAATCTGGAAATTCGAGTAAGACGACCACTCTTTGTTTGCAATGACATGTATGTGATATTCATGATAATGTATATGTATAAAGTTTATTTATGGTTCGTGTACAAACTGCAACAAATTCTTGATCTTGAAGTAGAAACCGGTTTTCCGTCGAGTCCTCCGAGAAAAATAGTAGTTTGATTTTACTGATGGTTCCATAATTGAACCGATTGACAAGAAATTTAGAATCGAAACCGGAAATTGCAGATGATGTCTTGAAAATGAATGTCGGATGGAAGAATTTGATCTTGGAGGGTCGGTACTCATATTTCCAGTTTGATTATTTCGCCAGCTTCCCTAATTATGGCCAATTTCCCACGTGGAGTATTATAACTGGTCAATTCCCGCATTACATCTAATTATCGGTCCATAAAACTCTCGTCggttacaaaatattatttgttgttattttctctttctttaaacAAGtcagttttaatgaaaaggtaGATCAATTACGGAGAAAGATAATGGTACATGGAGATAAAAGAATgaggaaaataaaaattcagGAGAAAAATCGacgaaatatatatattttttgtttttaatttattcgaAAGGTATGGACTTTAAGCCCATGTTTAAATTCATCAAGTCCATGACTCAGCCCAAGCCCAATCCCATTAAAAATCCCACAACACCCTATATTTCTTTTGACGTcactcttttttcttcttaccCAGAATCAAAATTCCCAcgccaaaaccctaaccctagaaaCTCCAGAAGCTCCAAAAATGGTGTGCATACGCAAGGCCACAATCGACGACCTCTTGGCGATGCAAGCCTGCAACCTTTTCTGCCTCCCTGAGAATTACCAGATGAAGTACTACCTCTATCACATCCTCTCATGGCCGCAGCTCCTCTACGTCGCCGAGGACTACAACGGCCGCATCGTTGGCTACGTCCTGGCCAAGATGGAGGAGGAGAGCAACGAGTGCCACGGCCACATCACCTCCCTCGCCGTCCTCCGCACCCACCGCAAACTCGGTCTCGCCACCAAGCTCATGAGCGCCGCCCAGAACGCCATGGAACAGGTGTTTGCGGCGGAGTACGTGTCTCTTCATGTGAGGAAGAGCAATCGGGCAGCGTTCAATTTGTACACGGAGACTTTGGGGTATAAGATTCATGATGTGGAGGCGAAGTACTATGCCGATGGGGAAGATGCGTATGATATGAGGAAGGAGCTCAAGGGAAAGAAGGTGTATGGACATAGTCATGGGCATGGGcatcaccaccatcatcaccatcatGAAGGTGGGTGTTGCTCAGGGGAGGTGGCAAAACCAGATAAGGCAGAGGCGAAAAAGGTCGGGAGAGGGAATGCCAAGGCGGAGGCCAAAGCGGTATGAGAGTGCGAGGTAAATTGAGTTATTTGGAGGAAGTGCATTTTCTGTTGTTTTACTTTATCTATGGTTTTGATGCTTAGTGTTTGTACTGCAATTTGGAAAATGCATTTGAGGATTCGGAACTTTCATAGTTTTCATCTTAAGTCAATGTTTGAATGCTTACTCTGCTTTGAGTGGTCTATGCTgtaattttaagtttatttttctgTTCATTGGCCTGGCCTCTTTTGTTCATAATTTGGTTGAAGAATGCAGTGTTGAATCACAATAATGATTATACATTGATTAGAGAGTTATGTTTATATTTGAGTTTGTTCCGTTTGATGATGTGTACCGCATGTCATGTTCTTAACATGTAATGCTAAATCTTTCTTTATCAATACTACTGAATTCTATTGGTGGCAGAATTTGCGAATGAGACTGGAATTGAATAGGAAAAATGGCTAGCTTAGTAGTTGTTTTGCTTGGTTAAGTTAACAACAAACCCACACTCCCATAATGCACTAAACCCGCATCTTGCTATTTAGCCTTGCCCTTTCGAGGGAACATGTGCTATTGTGCCCAAAGGTTAGAAAATGAGATTATGAGATAGAGGCTCAGGGAAAAAGGGGTCGTGGAAAACCTAGGAAGACTTGAAAAGAGAGTTTAAGAAAAGACATTGAAGTACTTGGAGCTAACAAAAGACTTGACGCAAAattgagcgcaatggcgttctaggattcatatagccgtcCCCACTTAGAGgcataaggctttgttgttgttgttgttgttgttgttgttgtcgtcgtcgtcgttgttgttgttgttgtcgtcGTCGTCGTAGTAGTGTGTATATATGCATGTACACAAGAGTAGCACTTTGGCATTGAAAATGAAGATCAATAGCTTTTTGAAGTATGAGATTGTATGTGAAGTTAAATTGTTTGATGATTTGCTATCCTGCTTTCTCTGGCTTTTCTAAATTGGGGAGGAATAAAAGGTGTTTTCTATTTTGGGCACTTGTCCTTTGTTACAAATTTCTCTCTTTTGTCCTCCTAATCATTTTGTTTGGTTAATGCTTGcagttttaagttgttttgaacaTGAGTTTCTCttcagaaatgttttaaatcgGAGCTGTCTCTATGTTCATTAGTTAATCACCCAAGCATGTTGGCATGATGGTGAATTTCCTTGGAAGTGTGAGGTGTCGAATGACTAAACAGGTCCAGTAAAGTATAGATTTAAGAAATGACCAAATATAGAACCTAGTTTTGACTAAGAGCGCCGAAG
This region of Malus domestica chromosome 07, GDT2T_hap1 genomic DNA includes:
- the LOC103420464 gene encoding F-box/WD-40 repeat-containing protein At3g52030, coding for MDISLTGDKKRRSSSSRARSPTTILSLQHEILCTIFSFLDFFDLASCSAVCKTWSTVINKSKLLRVFCRKQWQMGLAGSSNGSSDGPEKPWEVILEEMAVERHKLALQDGRIRVDHLRGHSVGVGQCRKKMGLLLTGGGDKVMRLWSLESYKCVGEYPTPDKVHLVDFDFDESKIVGLVGTRICIWRRNAMRSIFPSCEGTFPKGLCMRYCDPEAVVGCEDGTARVFDMYSKQCSQIIRTHAGPVTCLCLSDDQLILSGSSLGGITISGLSSGEQVAKLSSNDSSGIKTLCFNPGSHLVFAGSAAGYALCWDVRTMKCLWETRVSPNRVYTLQHMRNDASTLAVGGIDGVLRLLNQCTGEVISRCVLDGYLSSSSQSTIGATQRMRGTRLSEDTPVESILSTRRPPITCLIVGMRKVITTHYDKYIRIWKFE
- the LOC108171391 gene encoding N-terminal acetyltransferase A complex catalytic subunit NAA10-like; the encoded protein is MVCIRKATIDDLLAMQACNLFCLPENYQMKYYLYHILSWPQLLYVAEDYNGRIVGYVLAKMEEESNECHGHITSLAVLRTHRKLGLATKLMSAAQNAMEQVFAAEYVSLHVRKSNRAAFNLYTETLGYKIHDVEAKYYADGEDAYDMRKELKGKKVYGHSHGHGHHHHHHHHEGGCCSGEVAKPDKAEAKKVGRGNAKAEAKAV